One region of Phragmites australis chromosome 18, lpPhrAust1.1, whole genome shotgun sequence genomic DNA includes:
- the LOC133898242 gene encoding BURP domain-containing protein 12-like, producing the protein MASPPPPHPVLTTTTLLLLLLHNAAGAGSGSSPAVNPFTAKAAFIRYWNRKVPNNRPHPSFFVSKLSPLPAAASSSFPSTLPDIRARLPTLCSKAALLCPSGETASLVGPKGGGPFKGYSNANFSNYGTGDGAGADSFRNYSPDLNIAADSFRRYGRDSSGRADRFETYEADGNVVTANFTSYAGGATGGSGTFAAYAAETNGPDSTFTNYDAEANGRARGFASYSQESNHGESGFSGYGKNSNGVRETFASYGNESNVLASSFANYGESANGATDTFTGYGVEGNVPENTFRSYGAGGNAGVDTFKKYRDDANVGDDSFASYAKGANGGGAEFQSYGNSANPSSTTFKGYGEGTKPNHHIGFKEYTGENNTFKGYAKTGVDFKEYHNTSSTTATLTVSSEAAASGHQHLKWSPEPGKFFRERELVAGNRMPMPDIRDKMPPRAFLPRDIATKIPFEPNAVSEVFGVPLDTAMGKAVASTVAECQRAPSPGETKRCATSAEDIVDFAVEMLGNDIVVRSTASIAGSGRDIKLGSVTGVDGGKVTQSVSCHQSLFPYLVYYCHSVPKVRVYEADIMAADSDEKINHGVAICHLDTSDWSPSHGAFIALGGQPGEVEVCHWIFEGDMTWTAAD; encoded by the coding sequence ATggcttcccctcctcctccccaccccgtcctcaccaccaccaccctcctcctcctgctcctgcacAATGCCGCCGGTGCCGGCTCCGGGTCGTCGCCTGCGGTGAACCCATTCACGGCGAAGGCGGCCTTCATCCGGTACTGGAACCGCAAGGTGCCCAACAACCGCCCCCACCCGTCCTTCTTCGTCTCCAAGCTCTCCccgctccccgccgccgcctcctcctccttcccctccaCGCTGCCCGACATCCGCGCCCGCCTCCCCACGCTCTGCTCCAAGGCCGCCCTCCTCTGTCCATCAGGCGAGACGGCGTCGCTCGTCGGCCCCAAGGGTGGCGGCCCGTTCAAGGGCTACAGCAACGCCAACTTCTCTAACTACGgcaccggcgacggcgccggcgccgactCGTTCCGGAACTACTCCCCGGACCTCAACATCGCCGCCGACTCCTTCCGCCGCTACGGCCGCGACTCGTCCGGGCGGGCCGACAGGTTCGAGACCTACGAGGCCGACGGCAACGTGGTCACAGCCAACTTCACCTCCTACGCCGGCGGCGCCACGGGCGGGTCGGGCACCTTCGCCGCCTACGCCGCCGAGACCAACGGCCCGGACTCCACATTCACCAACTACGACGCCGAGGCCAACGGCCGCGCCCGCGGCTTCGCGTCCTACTCCCAGGAGTCCAACCACGGGGAGAGCGGCTTCTCCGGCTACGGCAAGAACAGCAACGGCGTGCGGGAGACCTTCGCCTCCTACGGCAACGAGTCCAACGTCCTGGCCTCCAGCTTCGCCAACTACGGCGAGTCCGCCAACGGCGCCACCGACACATTCACGGGGTACGGCGTCGAGGGCAACGTCCCAGAGAACACGTTCCGGAGCTACGGAGCCGGCGGCAACGCCGGCGTCGACACGTTCAAGAAGTACCGCGACGACGCCAATGTTGGGGACGACAGCTTCGCCTCCTACGCTAAGGGCGCCAATGGCGGCGGCGCCGAGTTCCAGAGCTATGGAAACTCGGCCAACCCGAGCAGCACCACCTTCAAGGGCTACGGCGAGGGCACCAAACCCAACCACCACATTGGGTTCAAGGAGTACACCGGTGAGAACAACACCTTCAAGGGGTACGCCAAGACCGGCGTCGATTTCAAGGAGTACCACAACACCTCGAGCACCACTGCAACATTGACAGTGTCGTCGGAGGCAGCGGCATCGGGGCATCAGCATCTGAAGTGGTCGCCGGAGCCTGGGAAGTTCTTCAGAGAGCGGGAACTCGTGGCCGGGAACCGAATGCCAATGCCGGACATCAGGGACAAGATGCCACCCAGGGCATTCCTGCCTAGGGACATTGCCACAAAGATACCATTCGAGCCGAATGCCGTGTCAGAGGTGTTCGGGGTGCCGCTTGACACGGCGATGGGGAAAGCTGTGGCGTCCACAGTAGCTGAGTGCCAGCGCGCACCCAGCCCAGGTGAGACCAAGCGGTGTGCAACCTCGGCCGAGGACATTGTCGACTTTGCTGTGGAGATGCTGGGCAATGACATTGTTGTGCGCAGCACGGCCTCCATAGCGGGCAGCGGCAGGGACATCAAGCTCGGCAGTGTCACCGGCGTCGACGGTGGCAAGGTGACACAGTCCGTTTCCTGTCACCAGAGCCTGTTCCCGTACCTGGTGTACTACTGCCACTCGGTGCCGAAGGTGCGGGTGTACGAGGCTGACATCATGGCCGCCGACTCCGATGAGAAGATCAATCATGGGGTGGCGATCTGTCACCTCGACACATCCGATTGGAGCCCGAGTCATGGGGCGTTCATCGCACTCGGTGGACAACCCGGTGAGGTTGAGGTTTGCCACTGGATCTTCGAGGGCGATATGACGTGGACAGCGGCGGATTGA